Below is a genomic region from Rosa chinensis cultivar Old Blush chromosome 5, RchiOBHm-V2, whole genome shotgun sequence.
TACAAAGTgggacattaagcctaaacccctaattacaataagcatctagagcacgtcccgaaataatatcaagagtctctacaaagtacatgtattctaacaagcactaattagcaaagagtgtttTACTAGTTACTCCATTTTCTTTGACATAACgatgacataccggaaagataacttgatAACAACAAAGCATAATTACCAAACTcatagctttcctactatgttgccgtcAGAAAACAAATTcgacgacacttagtttcatcctgccactaggaggttgcaacTATTTAACCAtagatcgttgcctcactaggCCAGACAAAGCACTTTGAGTGCATACACAGGCATTTACCCCAACTAGCCCTACAAGAAACATGCATGTTCTTATTACGCGCCAATGACGCAACAAAACTAACAAacttagataaataaaactaaaaacagaaaaataaaaaaggcaaCCCAGGCAGCACCTAAGAAAAGGGCCTAAGCCCAAGCCGCATCACAGGTCACAGGAAGAACACGAGCCGCCAGGCTTGGCTGGCCCAAACCCACTACAGCCTCCGCTGTCGAACCAGCAGCTGTGCTGCCTTGCCAGAGTCGCTGGACATCTGCCATCAACACGCCATTCCCGACGCAGCGTGGGTGAGCACCGCCTCTGCCAATCATATTCTCCCCTAGATTGGATCCAAAGGACCCAACCCAGATCGGGTCAGCCCGATCAGAACCTCGTTGCTCCGCCACGACCACATCACCACCACGCTGAATCCATGACACCAACCCACTCTGCTGACCATGGCAGCGAGAAACCAACCAAAGCCCGACCCCCGCAACCTTCCCCTTCCTCACCTCACAAATTGCCACGATCTCCCCGATCTGAACAAGGATGTCGAATGAGGAAACCCGCCTCACCAAACCCACAAGGGACCGACAAAGGCCCGTCTGACGATGGCGAAAGGGCTCACCACCGGACAGGGAAGACAACCTCAACTTTTCTCTCAGACCTCTCTAGGGTTTTCCCCACGCAAAGAGTTCTTAAACAttcattcttcttaatgtgaagaagttttttttttttttttgagattctgtgttgaaattggctaaaatctagTCCTATATCACAACCAGCCTCATTGCCATCTCTAATTAAGATCCTAATGAAGAGAAGAGAATGAGTTTCAATTCACAATGTTCTGTTTTAACCACCCTATTGCCATCCCTAATCAAaatgaggagaagaaagtgAATTTCAACTCACGATGTTCTGTTTTACCCGCTTCATTGTCATCCCTAATCAAGATCAGAATCTGTTTTACAAAGAGAATTAAACATAAGATTCCAAGAAAAACACATTCAAACTGTGAATTATATTGCTGTATTTTAGACATTTCGTTTCTTGTGAATTGTGATCATTGTGCAGCAATTGTGTTGTGCTTCCATCTCAATAGTCTCTTATTCATTTGGTCAAATTTCCCAATACCCAAAACAGAACCTATTTTAGTAACATTTAAACCCTCATAAGAAGTTCTCTTTCTATTTGGCAAAATTTTTGAATTGAACGTCAATAATTTTCTTGTTTCTCAAGAAAAATCTTCAATATTCCACACGTTATTATGACCCTGTACCACATTGATGGGTTATaaagatagaagaagaaaaaagagcacTATTATGGCAATATCCcttcaataaaaaaatttattcacaAAAATCCCCAGGGTAATGAGAATCCGGTTTCCTTGCTGAAATTAATTCCTCCCAGAGCTTCaccaaaaatgaaaacttttgCACTAAGCAAAAATTCTTGATTACAAACTGGGTAGAGAAAAAGAACTAATAATTTAGAATTGATATAACCCTTGTGGATTCATGGATCAAAGAAAGGGGGAGGGGGGATGAAATTTACTATATTACTCTAATAATCTAAAATCTAACAGTATTAGGACCCCAGCAGTTCAATTCCATGACTTTTCTGAGCTTCTCCTCTTTTGACCTCTTGATCTGATTAGAAATGGCTGCAGAAGAAGTGGCAGAGAGTTTCATGGCCTGGGAATATGATCTGATGTTGGTCTTGGCATGTTGATGCAGTGACCTCAGAACACCATTCCATCTGCAAACTCCTTGGTCTTTCAGAGCCTCAACTGCTCCAATACTTGTTGCCACAATCCAAGCCCTGCAAGCTGCTCCAGCACTCatctttttttatcttttttttcctaTGATTTTTCTATgaatgaaaaagagaaagagaaagagaaagagaaagccCTAGTGGGTGAAAAATAAGGGTctggtttttcttttgggttttaTTGATTGGGAAATGGACAGAGCGGTCTATATATACTGGAGGAAGTGAGGAAACCAGGGCAGTAGCACCAGCTGttttgtaaccttgtttgaaAAAAGTCGGTGCAGTCCAATCCAGGTGTTTCGTTTGCCTGTTTTGGTGAGAATCTGTGGTAATTGCTAACCAAAACCATGTGCCAACTCCTCGGTTATTTCTCACGCGCCCTTTTCTTTCTTATTCAATTCAATCACCCAAAAAAGAGgagatttttttccctcaaCCCTTTCTTCTATGCATCTTCGGCCTAACATGTAACAACAAATGTGGTCCTAATTACTTGGCGTATGTGGTAATCCCCCTTCCCTAGCCTCTTGACTTGGAGGTTTCCTTATTGAAGAAAGGATTTAGATAGGGGGAAAACCTTCAAGTACTCCAGTCTCGCTTTGTTAACGAAATTAGAGTCTTCGgaaagaaaattattttttatatttggaatgcaaaatgaaataaaacaaatcacgaaggaaaagaaaatatgaggaaatgTGGTTCTTTTCATTTCgtactctcaagtctcaactctcaagagattcattttttcttcttctctccttgCATCTATCACtcaattttcattattttattgtattaattacaaacttatTTTAACCATTtttttagcaattttccttatgttaccaaacatcagaaatgaaaattcatgaaaaattcaATTTCTCATCCTATAGAAAAGACAACGAAATTACTTTACTTTCCGCTAACCAATGAGACCTCATGGTGGAGGGAAACTCCAAGTAAATCAATATTCATGGAGGTAAAAATCAGGGTGGTACAACTCTATGGAGAGTTAAGAATAGGTGATCTGGCTAATAAGGATGTGCAGGGATACATATAAAAGGAGGAAAACTCGAGGGGGCGCCGTAGAATTCAATCACGCCGGTGGTGGTACTACCAGTAAGAAGAGTACAGGTGCTGTGAGTGATCTTTGTCATAGCGACGATGACCATCAATGCTGTCGGCTTTGTGGTCCGATGGTTAATCACACCAAAGAAAGCTGCCCGTACACAAAGTATGTTCCACACAATGTGTCTCTTCCTGAAGGCCTTGTAAGACTTTCCAAGTGAAGGATGGCCACCCTCGCAGGAAGTGGAAAGCCTATGCTGCTATTCAGAACCTCCTTTCTCAATATTGCCTGCTTTCTAGGCATTCTCTTTTCCTTCTAGTGTTTCCACCATAACATTTTGCTATTACATCCTTTGTTATCGAATTTTGAATCTCTTTATCTGATAATGGAGATTAAGCCATCTTTGTGAGGACACAATGTAATGCATGCATAACTCCTGACCTCAGTGATGCAGTTATAGACTAATACATGCCCCCATTATCTGGCTGAGCTTAGTAGGAAGTAAGAACTAAAAAGATGAAGCTATTAATCCCAAACTGAGCAATACAGCTCTCTTTCTATTGCTGATAACTACCAGAGAGTTTTGCTGAACAGGCAAGGAGAGAATATCTACAttgcagaaaacaaaagaatcgATTAAGGCCAACATAGATTTTGTGCATCTGCAATCACAAAATAAGAAATCTTTCTACTCAATGACAAGAAAATCTACTTTGTACAGACTGTCCGGACGGTGATATATCAAACTGAGGCCTATTCACAGAGAGCATGTGATTAGTTAGAGGCTCAACTGAAATGAGCAATGTCAATCCCGTCCGGGATTTTAAATGTGTCAGATGCACCAAACTTCCTTCTCTCTCCACTATCTTCTGGATATTCTTCCTCATTACTACTATCATCATCGTCATCATGGGAGCTAGCTGGTGACGCAGGGTCAGATATACTTTTGGATCGCTTCGATGGCGTGGCAAGCATGCTTAATTGGCCAAAGTGAGAAATTTCGACAACGACCGTGTCATCGTCAACTGGAAGAGGTTGTTTCCATGGTTCCCCATCAATTCTCATGAATGTATGGTCGACTGCGCCCTTGCAAAACTCAAAACGTATTCTGTGTGCCTGCAATGAATTGTGATATGTTTCGTCAGAGAGACAGCCCAACAACAGAGGGAATTAAAACTTCTTAGAGAGAGATGAATGGGGTCAGCCAACTACCATGAAActgatatatttatatatactcTCATATTGGAAGCTAGTATGTGTTCATATTCGTATGACAGAAATAGATGAGCAAAAGTTTTTAATTTATCATACTTGTGCAAGACGAGTCCCATGTCCCTTAGGAGCAAGTAACGCAAGCCCATGCCAGGCATCTCTAAAGCCAACAATCTCAAGAAGGCCATCATCCACATATGGAGGAGTTAAATCCCGCTGTAAAGCACATATCATTTGGAAAAGACATTAAATTTTGTTGGTAAGACACACTGATACTTTTAAATTGAAACTTAATAAAGAGCTGATATATCTGAAACAGATGGGAGAACAATCAAAACTCACATATCGCAGTTTCTTTCTATTTGGCTTCCCCCATGGATCAAGACCACCAGAAAAACTCGGTAAATTGAGGCAAACAATAGACCTAATGCTGTAAATCAAAGATAAAAACGTGACTCATGGAAATgctgcttatatatatatatatatttttttttatgtgcttGAAAATGGAGTGCAAGTGTGAAGTACGTTAAAATTGGAGAGTAAAAGTCCTTCCCAATACAAAATCCTATAATAAGGCGACAAATGATATAAGGCACAAATGAATGGAAACATGAGGATGAAAACAATGTAAGCTTCTAATTAGTTAATTCAACTGCTAAATAATGAATAATATTATCATATCCATGTCAACCTCATGAAAACATGTTCCAGGGACACTGTACAACTTCTTTAGTTTAAGAATGCAAAATGCAATGCTGCAATTTGTTTTCTGgaagtaccaaaaaaaaaaaaaaactttgtagGAATAGTGGGTTCGGAGATTAGAGAAGCATAACAGTAGAAGGATAGTTAAAAGATATATTGTCTCACCTGGGAGATATGTGAAGCTCCTCCCAATGACCTTGTCTTTTCATGATCTTAATCTTTGTCAGATGTGCTATATTCCTGCGAAGAAGTTAAGGCATCTCAGTTCTCAGTAAAGACAACAAAGTCTAACTAAGTTCTACCAATCTAACCAAAAAGAAGAACTGTTGACAGCATAGGTCCAGAACTGTATAATGCACTCATCCATGTCCCAATTTAAGAGTATTGCAGAAACAAAGTGAACAAGAAAGTGACCGTGTTATAGCTTATAATGCTGCaatatatcttcctttttttttttttttttgatcatcTCTTTGCAAAAGTCTATTTTTCAAAAGTCGCCCAAAAGTTTAGGTCCTGTGTGGTAGCTGTGGTCAGTGGTATCAATGAAAAGCCGAGGAGTGCATAGTCAGTCCAGTGGGACCAAAGAAGTTTTAAATGTTGAGGGGAGAAGTGGTAATGCCATGAAGACAGTCAATACATTGAGAATTTAAGATTCTTATTTTTGTCTATTTCTTTCTCAGAAGACATTATACAGTTtcaccaaaactaaaaaaataaaaaataaaaaaatcgtACAGCTGAGCCAAAGAAAAATATGCAAAAGGAAAAACTAACCTTGAAGAAGGATGCATTAGAGAAGCAAAGAACCATCCTTGAGTACATCCAAGCTTGAAGTAGGTACTCtgatccaattaaaaaaaaaaattaaacaatgaTAAGAAGCAAGTTCAAAAAGGACGTAACAGGAAAATGATAACGGATTGATGGCAGCTTCAAAACTCTGTTGTATAATATGTATACGTAATAATTACATATACATATTACATAGTTTATAGACACGTGTTGTAATACTAATTTTGACCCATGATGTTAAAGATGCAGAAAATAGTTTAGTACTTGATTAATTAACTGGTTGTTAAACTTTTCAGCGTGCAACTTTCTCTGAGCATGAAAATCATATGATATTTGAGCATCCATTCCTGTATAAAACAAAATACATTTGTCAGGAAACTTCACAACGGCATTCTAGCCTACTAGTTACTGGACCAGACAAGTATCTACATCCAAACAGTTAACACTATGCAGTTCTTTTCTGATACAAAATTAGAAAATCGACACAACAACTCCATTGAGTGATTAATATCTTTCATCTTTAAATAATTAGCACGACTATCATCACTCTCCCCCCATATCATGTCATAACACACTTGGCTGCTTGATTTTAACGTAGCTTGCAGGAAGGCATTTCTCTCAATATACACCAAAGGGCGAGATTTATATATAGGAGGCATGCATATTACAGTGGAATAACTGTACAAAATATATGAGCTTCTAAAGATGATATAGGATACTTTGCTCAAATACAGACATTATGAGGTTCTACTCCACTTTATAGGAGAAACATTTATATTACAGAGTGATGCAATAATGTACATAAGATATGAGCTTCTATAGATGATATAGGAAATTTTCCTATCACACATATTGACATTCAATGCAGAAATCTCTTGTAAGATACGAGATGCTTGCAATGAGTACAATACCGTGCTTAAATTTCGAGTTTTCCTTGGTAGGATCTTTGTTTATAAAACTTGGAAAGTAGATTAAATTTTATGCTCATTTCCATTCCTCACAACTGCAAATCGAAAACTGCAACCCTCAAGATAATATCCAAAATTCATAGGCACACACAAACATAATAGTGGAACTCTTGATTTAAAAGACATTTTATTATTCTTGAATTCTTACCCATGCTAAAGTAGTTCCAAAATCCCCCACGAAATGTCTGGAAGCCCTCCTGAGAACAGCCAACAGTTACTGTATATTAATACCAAGTATGCTAAACCAATCCATACTGCGATGAAACCAAAACCAAGATAACCAAGAGACACAAAACAAACCAGATTGAGTGTATCAGTTTTGGAGACCTGATGAAATGCATGCAAAGAATGCGGTAGGTCCAGAGGTGCAATAGGATCACATGAACCTTCCTTTGGAGTCCTCATTCTCATAATGATGTGCCAGCTGAGATATACAGAAAAGGTGAAAGAAAAGACTATGTTCAACTCTTCATTGATGAGTGATTCACTGAGCAGGAATTTAGCTGTAAAGGCCTATTACATAGGTATTGATGTGTGAACAAAGCACGAAAAAGTCAATTTGTGAAAAATAATGGTTTTTACCTgtcaattttcatttcctttgctGTCTTCACTTGGTTCAAGAAATACTGCACAGATTGTCGGTCTGTCCCAGGATTTTTCTTTCCCTATAAAGTTAAGAACAGATTATTTCCCAAGTCTACTACTGAACTGAGTCAATGCACCAACAGTTACTATGAAGATATAGATTTCATGATCTAGTCCACATAGAGACACCCAAACATGTAGAAATGTTCTTTTAAATATACTAAATGTAAATGTAACTAACTGACATTACTGGTAAACAAATGAAACTATAAATGCAGTTGTAACTTATTAGCTATTACAAAACAATAGCAAATAGCAGATAGATTACAGAATACAGACACGAGACTATACACTTGATAGTTCACACTTATTAGATGCAGAGACATATTTTCCTATACTGCCGAAACTACAATAGGAAATATGCAGGAAATGGCCCCATTTCCACATTAATACTTGACGACTTCAGAGTGCTCTGACTAGATGATCAAGGCAAGTGAGATTAACAAAACCAGAggcaaaagaaatgaaaaaccaAAGTGGCAATGACCATCAAGTAATTAACATATGTTAAAGTACACAAGGTTAGCAAACAACATATTACCCATCCAAACGCGAAATGGACATTATTTCCAGTTCCCAATGGCATCGTGGCGATTGGAGGTGGGTTAGGCAGTTTAAGATCAGAAACTACACTGAGGAGCCAGCCAGCTGTACCATCTCCACCTGCAGCCTATCAATGCAACTGCCTATCAATTCGAAGATAACAGAACAAATTCATATGCTACTTAGGACACGCGCACACCTCTCGACATACACAAGCTTACACAAACAACGGAAACTCACAATTATTCTTAACCTCTTCTGGATATCAGCAGCCAAAACATCTCCTCTGCCCTTGAGTGTTTCCAAAGCAACATAGAGCTTGTGAAGCACCTTGTCAGGAGCCGTTTGTCCCAAGTCAAATACCTGAAAAAGATCACTTAAAACCAATCTTCACGCACACAATTCCATGAAGTAAAAATGACAAGTGTCCGCGGCCGAAAACCAAACCTGGTGCTCATTGAGAAGGGCTCTATATGTAAGAACAAGTTCACCTCCAAGCTGACCACCACTTCTAGTATTAACAAACACTATCACCGGACACGCAGGTGCAAATTTGATCTTCGGCACCGCCCCGCCCACAAGTATGTAATTCGGAATGTAAAAATCCTTCAACTTGCCTCTATTTCCCACCATTGCCTCCCAACtacaaaagttttcaatcaattcaCATAATTCCATTTCATCACCTAATAAATTTCCAATCACAAACAAAGCACCAATTCTCCTATCAATAACAAACATTTTGCATCGAATTTCACATTCCAACCTCCTCGAAACGAGACCGTGTATAGAGTCTCGCAAGCGGCAACCGGAAATGCGATTCGGGAACTCCATTACCGTTATGTGCGTTAACTTTTCCGGTAGCACAGGGCAGTAGAGTAGTTATATATAAACCAAGCGATCATGAGGTTTGTGCTTTACCTGGAACAAGAAGCTTCGTTGAAATTTCGAAGCAATCAGATTGAGATTCAGAATCGGAACAAAAGCCACTGTTCTATCCAAAATTAAAGCAAGGCTGCGATTCGATTCGGACAAGGACGAATCAGAGAGGAAAGGAATTAGAATCTTCGCCGGTTTtggtttttccttttgattttgatttggatttggatttcggAATTTCTAGGGGTTTGGTTAGTTGAACACGAAAGAGGATGCTTTTTATAGGCGGACAAAAAAGAGGCAAAAAAGATTTGAACTCGTCACCAAAGGTGCTTTGTTTTGGGCTTTTCGGGGAGGTGGTTATCGTCTGCGGAGAGGTCTATGGGGCCTTGTGATTACGCGGCGAGTTGGAATTTGTCACGTGTGTACGTGTCTGCGTTGGTTTTGGTGTAAAAATAGGAGATGGGTACGAAGTGCCGAAGGGGAAAGGGTTCAACGCGGTGTCACCTTTTCTGGCAATTGCACAGAAGTTCAGGCCAGCAATACAGGCTGGCCTCTGCGGTGGGCTGGATCGGCATGATATGGGCCTAAAGGTTTTTTCTTAACCCTAACCCGACTGCTTGACTCGCTCATCATATCGGATCACTCAACAATTAACATTGATCTGGCATAACTTCCAATATTATaaaagtcatgggttcgattctcattGACATATGTAACGATGGGTTGGGCTAAgggtttttttattaatatatatatatatatatatatatatcaaattagTCCGATCGAACTAATGTCCAACAtaaaccgttcatgttcataatgataaatcacgattatgaacgCCTTAATGACaatcaatttgattgaaaatttgcaaaactGATATGCTCATGAAGACCTAAAAATTAAGCGGTCAAGATGCCGATATATAATCGAAATTTAGGTCCCACAAGAGATTTCTTaaattggcaaaaaaaaaaggatctttTAGTGGAATGACCCTGTGTAGTTCTCAATATAAAAAAAGGATTGGTCCGTACACTACCTGAACTATTGCTcattataaatttaaaatttcaatACCTCACGTTTTGAAAATATCATAATATCCTTACccccgaccgaagattggtaccTAGAGCCATTAGCCGTTATAGAGATTGCTAGCCGTCAATTTTTGAATGGTATTTTCGTCCCTTCCGTTACAAAGGCTTATTTTCTATatttaatcatcgatgtaaataatcaatctcatgagaatattccggattatggttatgtccaagagacatcattgggggacgctccaatgtcaaaaccaattccagataatagagagatctctatgaattacactagtgtacatgagatgatggatagaaattctatggctattgatgatgcatttgcatatcatattgcaaaatgaattatagaatatgatgatatcgaacctcgctctgtcgaagaatgtcaacaaagagcggattggcctaaatggaaagatgcgatccaggctgaattagattcactagcaaagagacaagtatttgggcctataacgcagacaccctcagatgtaaaacctgttagcgataaatgggtctttgttagaaagcgtaatgagaaaaatgaggtggttagatataaagcccttCTTGTgacgcaaggtttctcacaacgccctggaatcgactacgatgagacatactctccggtaatggacgttataacgtttcgctaccttgtcagtttggtagtttccgaaaaacttaacatgcagcttatggatgtggttacaacatatctctatggagatctagatgcagagatatatatgaaggttccagatggacttcaattacccaaatcaagtggctctaaaccacggagagggttttcaataagattaaaacgctcactatatggattaaaacaatccggatggatgtggtataaccgtccaagtgactacttgattaggaagggatatattaataatgaaatatgcccatgcatgttcattaaaagaacaagttccggattggcaatcgtagcagtttatgtcgatgacatgaacctaattggaactctagatgagttgaatgaaactgctaaatacttgaaatccgaatttgagatgaaagatcttgggaaaaaacggttttgtctcggtttagaactcgagcaccgtagtgatgggattttgatccatcagtcttcatatactcagaaaattctaaggcgctttaatgaagataaagcaaagcatgTGAGTACTctcatgatcggtcgtagtcttgagcccagaaaagatccgtttcgcccaaaggatgaggacgaagaactattagaggccgaagtgccctatttaagtgcaacaggcgcattattgtacttagttcaatgcacaataccggatatctcatttacagtgaacttgttagctcgacatagctctgcgacAACACGCCGCCAACTATACGATATTCGTAAAGATGAATTTAGCCCATCTTGTACCCAAAAAAAGCTGAAGTCAGCTTATCCTAATGCTTTAATTTATTAATGCAGTTCTATTATACATTCACATATATCTAAAGTCTTGAGTATGAGTTTTCTACTTCGACAAAGCTTTCATTTGTTTCAATTTTCTGCGGAAAGAGTCACCTTCAACTCACGGTATGCCACGATGCTAGTGCTCCTTTGATGTCATCAATTAATTGAAAATTTAAGCACCTATTGActtctcatcttcttctagAGTGCTCCCATTATTGAAACTTGGGTTAGTCTCCCAAAAATTCTAGAGCCACTAAATGTACATGATTGCTATAAATTACATAGTTTATATCTAAATCATCAAAACATACATCCAACTCAGGGTCCAGACCTCAATCATCGAGCTTCCATCGTGGTAATGGTAATCATGTTTCCTGTTTTGCTTCTTCCTTCACTAATGAAGGTATCACCATCCATGGAACTTCGTTCTGTGAAGAAACCAGGCTCCTTCGGTTCAGGCAACATTGCTCCCTCGTTGCTTAACATGAACACCACTGATGACATTACTGGTCTGTCGATGGGCCGCTTTTGCACGCATAATAGACCAACTTGTATACATCTTAGTACCTCAAGCTCAACATATGAGTCCTCCAAGCATGGATCTAATAGTTCCAAAACCTTTTCTTTGTTCCATAGTAGCCAGGCCTGGGACAATTGCAAATCACATTCCTTTagtcacacacatatatatatggaaaaacTAAGGTTCAAAATAAAGACACATAATCATCTAATGCCTTACATGTCCCAGAAGACTGTGATGGTGATCTGGATGATGAAACCCTCTGTTCTTTCTGCCACTTACCATCTCTAGCAAAAGCACTCCAAAACTAAAGACATCGGATTTCACTGAAAAGTGCCCATCAATTGCGTACTCGGGAGACATATACCCACTGCATGTAAACAATACAATTTAAGTAACTGATCATATTTGGAAATCATGAAtttgttttggttgttgaaGGCATTGATGATCTATGTTACTATAACTCACTATGTGCCAATCACTCGTTTTGTCTTTGCTTCAGTCTGATCAAGTCCAAAAATTCTTGCTATGCCGAAGTCAGATATTTTGGGGTTCAGCTCATTGTCGAGTAAAATGTTGCTACTCTTGAGGTCCCTATGAATGATTCTCAATCTGGAGTCTTGGTGGAGGTAGAGAAGTCCACGTGCAGTTCCAATTATAATGTTGACTCGTTTTTGCCAATCAAGCgatttctttctattttcatcTGCACAAGTCATCAATCATGTCAAATTTGGTTAAATTTTCTTTTGCTGAGACATAAAAAGAGCCTAATCATACCACTGTTCTATTGAGTAAACTACAATGAAAAGTAGTAAAAGAAACGAGGTTCCAGACCGAAAATAAAGCAGTTCAAGCTTTTATTAGGCATATACTCATAGATTAGCATCCTCTCTTGTCCTTCAATGCAGCAGCCCAAAAGTTTAACAAGATTCCTGTGTTGAAGGTTGGCTATCATCGTAACTTCATTCTTAAACTCATCAATACCTTGCCCGGAATCTTTTGAGAGTCTTTTTACTGCTACTAGTTGTTCTTGTGCTAGGTTGGCCTGAAAATTACTGTAAGTTTTAAGATTACATTGATAGACAATGAGATCAACTGTCGATTTCTTACCTTGTAAACTGGACCAAAACCTCCCTCCCCAAGTATGTTTGTCCCTGAGAAGTTATTGGTGCCTGCTGCAATTGTATGAAAATCAAACAGTGGCAACTCCATGTCTTCCTTATTCGATCTTGAACCTATATAAGAggtaaaaaaggaaaagagatgtATCAAATTAATTTGCAAAGTGCATATGAATAATCAAAGGGAACTGTCCTTTTTATTGCTTGGTAAGATTTGCAGAAGCAAATACAAGATATTCATAAAGGCCACCGGACAGGACATGAACATGAAAGGACTGTGTAAACAGTTTCACCAATTATATTTTGTTTCCACAAAACATTAGGCAAGGTCACTATGCTTACCCctcttctttcctttcttcttccaaattatAAGCCAACATGACACTCCCAGCAAAATTAGAACACAAGCTGCTGAGATGACCGCTATGAGCACtattcttttctccttctgacCGGCATGACCTAAAGATCATATGATGTTTAACACTCAGATATTAGTCAAACGTCTTAACTGTCTCACATAATTACTTACTAAAAGTGTAGTGTAATTGCAGTCATCTTCTTTGACCTGTTTCAGCAGTTTTTCGTGCATTAGCATGTCTAAATGGAAGC
It encodes:
- the LOC112166188 gene encoding uncharacterized protein LOC112166188, which codes for MSAGAACRAWIVATSIGAVEALKDQGVCRWNGVLRSLHQHAKTNIRSYSQAMKLSATSSAAISNQIKRSKEEKLRKVMELNCWGPNTVRF